In Ruminococcaceae bacterium BL-4, one DNA window encodes the following:
- a CDS encoding Transport permease protein, protein MDVLTLLKRDIKWRFHNAFTIVITILQPMLWLVLYSAVAGQAMQGIGIQNYTAFILPGLIILVSFGTCSSSGIMNYLMKTDGSFYRILIAPVQRSSIVLGQVLEAVLCTFLEVVIMCAVSLFFSVKIASGFSGLLIIILLVFLTSFFMAGLTYAISLCLPNEVLYETVMNAIVLPIFFLSTALFPEDQLSGGLKIAVNLNPFTHVINVLRDLILQGNIVIHDVILAILLLAVLCLISFSWALYRLKKETSL, encoded by the coding sequence ATGGATGTTTTAACTTTACTTAAACGAGATATAAAGTGGCGTTTTCATAACGCTTTTACGATCGTGATTACCATTTTGCAGCCTATGCTTTGGCTGGTTTTATACAGTGCTGTCGCCGGTCAAGCTATGCAGGGCATTGGGATTCAAAACTATACGGCTTTTATTCTTCCCGGACTCATTATATTGGTGAGTTTCGGAACTTGCAGCAGCAGCGGCATTATGAATTATCTGATGAAAACAGACGGCAGTTTCTACCGGATACTGATCGCCCCGGTTCAGAGAAGCTCAATTGTACTCGGTCAGGTATTGGAAGCGGTATTATGTACCTTTCTTGAAGTCGTCATTATGTGCGCTGTAAGCCTATTTTTCTCGGTAAAAATTGCTTCGGGATTTTCAGGACTGCTTATCATTATTTTGCTTGTCTTTCTGACGTCTTTCTTTATGGCAGGATTAACCTACGCAATCAGTCTTTGCCTTCCCAATGAAGTCCTTTACGAGACCGTAATGAATGCGATTGTCTTGCCGATCTTTTTTCTCAGCACAGCGTTATTTCCGGAAGATCAACTATCCGGGGGACTTAAAATTGCAGTCAACCTAAACCCCTTTACTCATGTAATCAATGTTTTACGGGATTTGATCTTACAGGGAAATATCGTTATCCATGATGTAATCTTAGCCATTCTTTTACTCGCCGTTCTGTGCCTGATCAGCTTTTCATGGGCATTATACAGATTAAAAAAGGAGACAAGTCTGTAG
- a CDS encoding ABC-2 type transport system ATP-binding protein: MIAINVKNLVKKYKNGIQALDGLTLMVNEGEIFSLLGPNGAGKSTLINILTTFLCPTSGSVSLLGKDETHEAAAIRTQISCVAQRTSIDSHLSLTENMMFQSRLYRVPKLEAQRRMKLLISHFGLERYLKYPVSSYSGGVKRRLDIALNMMSKPKILFLDEPTVGMDIGSRMAMWDMVKKIRNDFGTTIFLTTHYLDEADQLSDTICIMKNGKEVIQGSPNTLREYLRQDMLTISFPSKEEAKNCFEPLKSVIKLKEPDLRHDKIITSLKNGHVDLEKANLWLLEHDIPFLGIEITQPTLEDVFIRLTGEDAKEAS; encoded by the coding sequence ATGATTGCTATCAATGTTAAAAATCTTGTAAAAAAATATAAGAACGGCATACAGGCATTGGATGGTCTTACTTTGATGGTAAACGAAGGCGAAATTTTTTCTCTGCTGGGACCAAACGGCGCAGGAAAGTCAACCCTCATCAACATACTCACCACCTTTCTGTGCCCCACATCCGGCAGCGTAAGTTTATTGGGAAAAGATGAAACCCATGAGGCGGCTGCAATTCGGACGCAAATTTCCTGTGTAGCACAGCGCACTTCCATTGATTCACATCTGTCTCTTACGGAAAACATGATGTTTCAAAGCAGACTTTATCGAGTACCGAAGCTGGAAGCGCAAAGGCGCATGAAATTGTTAATTTCCCACTTTGGTTTGGAACGGTATTTAAAATATCCGGTTTCGTCTTATTCCGGCGGAGTGAAACGACGGCTTGATATTGCGCTTAATATGATGTCTAAACCAAAAATCCTGTTTTTAGACGAACCGACCGTTGGTATGGATATAGGGTCCCGCATGGCAATGTGGGATATGGTAAAGAAAATCAGAAATGATTTTGGCACTACCATCTTTTTAACAACTCACTATCTGGATGAAGCTGATCAACTAAGTGATACTATCTGCATCATGAAAAACGGAAAAGAGGTTATACAGGGTTCTCCGAATACTCTTCGAGAATACTTACGCCAGGATATGCTGACAATTAGCTTTCCCTCGAAAGAAGAAGCCAAAAACTGTTTTGAGCCGTTAAAAAGCGTAATCAAATTGAAAGAACCGGATTTGCGCCATGATAAAATCATCACCAGTCTAAAAAATGGCCATGTGGATTTGGAAAAAGCAAATCTCTGGTTGTTGGAACATGATATTCCTTTCCTGGGTATTGAAATTACGCAGCCCACTCTGGAAGATGTTTTTATCAGGCTAACCGGTGAAGATGCAAAGGAGGCCAGTTGA
- a CDS encoding AraC_E_bind domain-containing protein — MDYQIEIRTIEPIRVAFTHYKGIVTEANKFFPNVFKSIQGKSNGAPFFCYYVMNPKTKIGEMDLCVPTEETPIGNGIEVKEVPSIKAVCTTHIGPYETLSHAYEAISQYAADHKLQLQPPFREVYVKGPGMFLKGNPNKYITEIQFPIRED; from the coding sequence ATGGATTACCAAATTGAAATCAGAACTATTGAACCGATTCGTGTTGCATTTACGCACTACAAAGGAATTGTGACCGAAGCAAATAAATTCTTTCCTAATGTTTTTAAGTCAATTCAGGGGAAGTCAAACGGTGCGCCGTTTTTCTGCTACTATGTGATGAACCCGAAAACAAAAATAGGCGAAATGGATTTATGCGTACCAACCGAGGAAACTCCAATCGGCAATGGAATTGAAGTAAAGGAAGTCCCTTCTATCAAGGCGGTATGCACGACGCATATTGGCCCATATGAAACCTTATCTCATGCTTATGAAGCAATCAGCCAATATGCCGCAGATCATAAGCTGCAATTACAACCGCCGTTCCGTGAGGTTTATGTCAAAGGTCCCGGAATGTTTTTGAAAGGGAATCCTAATAAGTACATTACAGAGATTCAGTTCCCAATCAGGGAGGATTAA
- the ydeE gene encoding Uncharacterized HTH-type transcriptional regulator YdeE: protein MEWLNNLSKAIDYIEKNLAGKISYEEAAKIACCSTCYFQRIFSYVAGISLSEYIRRRRMTQAAFELQTTDSKVLEVALKYGYTSPTSFNRAFQSVHGISPISAKAQGSVLNAYPPIRFSVKIMGGNVMPYRVEEKGAMRIVGIRIPLTLDMEENKRNVPPFWEKTLNSSKFPEICHLSNQSPQGVLGITACQSPDEIYYYIGAATDQPVPKEMFEYEIPAATWVIFESDGYFKESIQSIFRRFLTEWLPFSGYTYAELPDIEVYPISKERPQAGHSEVWIAVKKEKEN from the coding sequence ATGGAATGGCTAAACAATTTGAGCAAAGCCATCGACTACATCGAAAAGAACTTAGCTGGTAAGATTTCCTATGAAGAAGCTGCTAAAATCGCGTGTTGTTCTACTTGCTATTTTCAGCGGATATTTTCTTATGTGGCCGGTATTTCGTTATCTGAATATATCCGGCGTCGGAGAATGACGCAGGCGGCATTTGAATTGCAGACAACAGACAGCAAAGTCCTTGAGGTGGCACTCAAATACGGCTATACTTCCCCCACCTCTTTCAACCGGGCATTTCAGAGTGTGCATGGAATTTCCCCGATCTCTGCAAAAGCACAGGGAAGCGTATTGAATGCATACCCGCCTATTCGGTTTTCAGTCAAAATTATGGGAGGTAATGTTATGCCCTATCGGGTCGAAGAAAAAGGAGCCATGCGCATTGTAGGCATCCGTATCCCGCTCACATTAGATATGGAAGAAAACAAAAGGAACGTCCCGCCTTTCTGGGAAAAAACATTAAATAGCAGCAAGTTCCCTGAAATCTGCCATCTGTCAAACCAGTCCCCTCAAGGTGTGCTTGGAATTACCGCATGCCAAAGCCCCGACGAAATTTATTATTACATAGGGGCGGCAACCGATCAACCTGTGCCAAAAGAAATGTTTGAATATGAAATTCCGGCGGCGACATGGGTGATTTTTGAAAGCGACGGGTATTTCAAAGAATCCATTCAAAGCATTTTTAGACGCTTCCTTACAGAGTGGCTTCCATTTTCAGGTTATACTTATGCAGAACTGCCGGATATTGAAGTCTATCCAATCAGCAAGGAAAGGCCGCAGGCAGGGCACTCCGAAGTTTGGATTGCGGTAAAAAAGGAAAAGGAGAATTGA
- a CDS encoding Putative acetyltransferase (Evidence 3 : Putative function from multiple computational evidences) codes for MKNKYTIRLETKSDYSNTENLTREAFWNVYRPGCLEHYVLHTFRSSPDFVPELDFVMEQDGKLIGHIMYVRSKICADDGRVIPIMTFGPISIAPECKRKGYGTILLRYSMNEARKLGVGALAITGNINFYGKSGFTVASTKGIHYYAEPREAEVPYFLICELKPGFLNGVSGIYKDPEGYFVDEKEAEKFDAKFPKKEKMKLSGQIF; via the coding sequence ATGAAAAATAAGTACACGATTCGTTTAGAAACCAAAAGCGATTATAGCAATACCGAAAATCTGACGCGCGAAGCGTTTTGGAATGTTTACCGTCCCGGGTGTTTGGAGCATTATGTTCTGCACACTTTTCGCAGTAGCCCGGATTTTGTTCCCGAGCTGGATTTTGTAATGGAACAGGATGGCAAGCTGATTGGACATATTATGTATGTTCGTTCTAAAATTTGCGCTGATGACGGCAGAGTCATTCCCATTATGACTTTTGGACCTATCAGCATTGCACCAGAGTGTAAACGCAAAGGCTATGGGACTATTCTGCTGCGCTACTCCATGAACGAGGCCAGAAAGTTAGGCGTGGGAGCACTTGCCATTACCGGTAATATTAATTTTTATGGCAAATCCGGTTTTACGGTTGCAAGTACAAAAGGCATTCATTATTATGCCGAGCCACGTGAGGCCGAGGTTCCCTATTTTTTGATCTGTGAGCTGAAACCTGGCTTTTTAAACGGTGTTTCAGGGATCTACAAAGATCCGGAGGGATATTTTGTGGATGAAAAAGAAGCCGAAAAATTCGATGCCAAGTTTCCCAAAAAAGAAAAAATGAAGCTATCAGGGCAGATCTTCTAA
- a CDS encoding protein of unknown function (Evidence 5 : Unknown function): protein MCKCGAVSDRPAFFCSVVLIEILISLSLLKKITGYGSDMKIVFAQILRLNDIHEAKFIRTVIEGKRKLPFQSKL, encoded by the coding sequence ATGTGCAAGTGCGGAGCGGTCAGTGACCGTCCCGCATTTTTTTGTAGTGTAGTACTGATAGAAATTCTAATAAGCTTATCTTTGCTTAAAAAAATTACAGGATATGGCAGTGATATGAAAATAGTCTTTGCACAGATCTTGAGACTGAATGATATTCATGAGGCGAAATTTATCAGGACTGTAATTGAGGGGAAACGAAAACTCCCGTTTCAAAGCAAGTTGTGA
- a CDS encoding Acetyltransferase (GNAT) family protein → MENSSMDFLNLTTENLASEHLCCIIRSKKLHPGVEAKRKWLSERLKEGHVFRKLNAKATVFIEYAPLETAWVPIIGDNYDYLYCLWVSGSYKGKGYGRALMEYCLADAKQKGKSGVCMLGAAKQKAWLSDQSFAKKFGFEIVDTTDSGYDLLALSFDGTTPRFAQNAKALKIQSEDLTIYYDMQCPYIYQKVETIKQYCETNDVPASFIQVDTLQKAKELPCVFNNWGIFYKGKFETVNLLDVESLKRILRK, encoded by the coding sequence ATGGAAAACTCTAGTATGGATTTTTTAAATTTAACAACAGAAAACCTTGCGAGTGAGCATTTATGCTGTATTATCCGCAGCAAAAAGTTGCATCCGGGTGTTGAGGCAAAGCGAAAATGGCTTTCTGAGCGACTCAAGGAAGGTCATGTTTTTCGCAAGCTCAATGCAAAGGCGACTGTTTTTATTGAATACGCACCTCTTGAAACGGCTTGGGTTCCTATTATCGGTGATAATTATGATTATCTATATTGCCTATGGGTTTCGGGTAGTTATAAGGGAAAAGGGTATGGGAGAGCACTGATGGAATATTGTTTGGCTGATGCCAAACAGAAGGGGAAATCCGGTGTTTGTATGTTGGGAGCAGCTAAACAAAAGGCCTGGCTTTCTGACCAATCTTTTGCAAAAAAGTTTGGATTTGAAATTGTGGATACGACCGACAGCGGATATGATCTTCTTGCGCTTTCTTTTGATGGGACAACGCCAAGATTTGCGCAAAATGCGAAAGCACTAAAGATTCAAAGTGAAGATTTGACCATTTATTATGATATGCAGTGCCCTTATATCTATCAAAAGGTTGAAACAATTAAGCAGTATTGTGAAACAAATGATGTTCCCGCGTCTTTTATTCAAGTGGATACGCTGCAGAAAGCAAAGGAACTACCCTGCGTTTTTAATAATTGGGGAATTTTTTATAAAGGAAAATTTGAGACGGTAAATCTATTGGATGTTGAATCCCTGAAAAGAATCCTTAGAAAATAA
- a CDS encoding protein of unknown function (Evidence 5 : Unknown function), producing MILTINEDAYRFKTLSEFKSSMSRGGDVEFKWKGTDYTLSSIWPNEKMKFSIGPCTRVEKDCTVYDTVDELLEYKVGGDRLRDIITQAEIIDRTL from the coding sequence ATGATATTAACTATTAATGAAGACGCATATCGATTTAAAACTCTAAGTGAATTTAAAAGCAGTATGTCAAGGGGCGGAGATGTGGAATTCAAGTGGAAAGGAACCGACTACACTCTCAGTTCAATCTGGCCGAACGAAAAAATGAAATTTTCGATTGGACCATGCACTCGCGTAGAAAAAGACTGTACCGTTTATGATACCGTCGATGAACTTTTGGAATACAAAGTTGGTGGGGACAGGCTGCGGGACATTATTACACAGGCAGAAATTATTGACAGGACATTATAA
- a CDS encoding putative Gamma-glutamyl-gamma-aminobutyrate hydrolase (Evidence 3 : Putative function from multiple computational evidences; Product type e : enzyme), with amino-acid sequence MNSYPLICVSTDGIYREGSPLRWAACPKSYPDAIAEAGGLPLLCSENCPEEMADFCDALLLIGGDDLSPAFYGEDVLNETVKVNALRDSFEMKLATSFLKRKKPIMAICRGFQIINVLLGGDLYQDLVAQKGLCHFDPQLRHPVHACEGSILAKLFGTEFNVNSTHHQAVRKLGRGLKATAFSSEGIIEAYEHESGLILGTQFHPERLTGPYWDDRTPNMAPYFACFIQLVRNESEKEQKASNL; translated from the coding sequence ATGAACTCATATCCTTTAATTTGTGTTTCAACAGACGGTATTTATCGGGAAGGTAGCCCATTGCGTTGGGCGGCCTGCCCGAAAAGCTATCCCGATGCAATTGCTGAAGCGGGTGGACTTCCGTTGCTTTGCAGCGAAAACTGCCCGGAGGAGATGGCGGATTTTTGTGATGCACTTCTGTTAATTGGAGGGGATGATTTATCTCCGGCTTTTTATGGTGAGGATGTTTTGAATGAAACAGTAAAAGTTAATGCGTTGCGTGATTCTTTTGAGATGAAGCTAGCTACGTCATTTTTAAAAAGAAAAAAACCAATCATGGCTATTTGTCGGGGCTTTCAGATAATCAATGTATTGCTTGGAGGCGATTTATATCAGGATTTAGTGGCTCAAAAGGGACTTTGCCATTTCGATCCTCAATTACGACATCCTGTTCATGCCTGTGAAGGGTCAATACTTGCAAAACTGTTCGGAACAGAATTTAATGTGAACAGTACTCATCATCAAGCAGTGAGAAAGCTTGGCCGCGGATTAAAAGCGACTGCTTTTTCCTCGGAAGGAATTATTGAGGCATATGAACATGAATCCGGACTTATTTTAGGAACTCAATTTCATCCGGAACGTTTGACCGGTCCATATTGGGATGACCGTACACCCAATATGGCTCCATACTTTGCCTGTTTTATTCAGCTTGTTCGTAATGAAAGTGAAAAAGAGCAGAAAGCCTCTAATCTATAA
- a CDS encoding Drug efflux protein, with the protein MMEKATFTKRQMVFIFMGLMASLLLYALDSTVVSTAMKAITSELNGTQLYSWPFTAYMLCSTVIIPISGGISDLRGHKPVFLSGIIIFLLGSVLCGLSNSMIWLIICRGIQGIGGGMIVSSVFTVVADLFPPNQRGKYTGLVTSMYGVASIIGPLAGGLITDHLGWRWIFFLNIPLGIIAACLIAFNLPENLPEGRKKADILGIATLAFALIPLLLAFSMVGSYFDWISVPFWSMVFASVLLLIVFGFLETKAENPVVSMSYFKDRAISFSLLMSFLNQVLMFAVILYLPYFIQSVMAATATISGMVITPMMIGLLLASNLAGQLISRTGKCRLLSIASFVLTAIGMFLLSKIDSATSYVNVILYAAITGFAIGINMPISNVNAQNSVSREKIGGITSSVMFFKNLGRTVGSAVLGAVLTNSMSCGFAGLNMSYLPSNIQALLQNPDTLTNLQVMKAVQTQVPSVYLPYFNDLLQQSKLILENSVTNIFKVGIVIALVSAFLMIFLKEAPIRKSRKE; encoded by the coding sequence ATGATGGAAAAAGCAACATTTACGAAAAGACAGATGGTCTTCATATTTATGGGGTTAATGGCAAGTTTACTTCTCTATGCTCTGGACTCGACCGTCGTCAGTACCGCCATGAAAGCAATTACAAGTGAGCTAAATGGCACGCAGCTTTATTCCTGGCCATTTACAGCCTACATGCTGTGCTCAACCGTCATAATCCCAATTAGCGGCGGGATATCAGATCTCCGAGGGCACAAGCCTGTATTCCTCTCTGGGATTATCATTTTTCTTCTCGGTTCCGTGCTTTGCGGCTTGTCAAATAGCATGATTTGGCTGATAATCTGCCGTGGAATTCAAGGAATCGGAGGTGGCATGATTGTATCAAGCGTCTTTACCGTTGTCGCGGATCTTTTTCCGCCCAATCAAAGGGGAAAATATACAGGTCTTGTCACTTCCATGTACGGGGTCGCAAGCATAATTGGACCGCTGGCCGGAGGACTTATCACCGATCATCTCGGATGGAGATGGATTTTCTTTTTGAATATTCCTCTTGGAATAATAGCCGCATGTCTGATTGCGTTTAATCTCCCCGAGAATTTACCTGAAGGTAGAAAAAAAGCCGATATTCTTGGCATTGCCACACTTGCTTTTGCACTTATCCCGCTTCTTCTCGCTTTCAGCATGGTCGGCAGTTATTTTGACTGGATATCGGTTCCTTTCTGGAGCATGGTTTTCGCTTCCGTACTTCTCCTTATCGTGTTTGGATTTTTAGAAACAAAAGCAGAAAATCCGGTCGTATCGATGTCATATTTTAAAGATCGGGCGATCAGTTTCTCTCTTCTGATGTCTTTTCTGAATCAAGTCCTCATGTTCGCTGTTATTCTATACCTTCCCTATTTTATTCAATCTGTTATGGCAGCAACCGCTACAATTTCTGGTATGGTCATTACACCCATGATGATTGGTCTGCTTCTGGCAAGCAACCTCGCTGGGCAGTTAATTTCGAGAACAGGAAAATGCAGGCTGCTAAGCATCGCTTCTTTTGTCCTGACTGCAATCGGAATGTTTTTATTATCGAAGATCGATTCAGCAACTTCATATGTGAACGTAATCCTATATGCGGCAATTACAGGCTTTGCGATTGGAATCAATATGCCAATCAGCAATGTGAACGCACAGAATTCCGTTTCAAGAGAAAAAATCGGCGGGATTACTTCTTCGGTCATGTTTTTTAAGAACTTAGGCAGAACCGTCGGTTCTGCGGTCTTGGGAGCAGTTTTAACAAATTCCATGAGCTGTGGTTTTGCTGGGCTGAACATGAGTTATTTACCGTCTAATATTCAGGCTCTCCTTCAAAATCCGGACACCCTAACAAATTTGCAGGTCATGAAAGCAGTGCAGACACAGGTTCCTTCAGTGTATCTTCCGTATTTTAATGATCTATTGCAGCAATCGAAGCTAATACTCGAAAACTCCGTAACCAATATTTTCAAAGTTGGAATTGTAATTGCTCTAGTAAGTGCATTTTTAATGATTTTTTTGAAAGAGGCCCCCATCAGAAAAAGCAGAAAAGAATAG
- a CDS encoding Putative PadR family transcriptional regulator (Evidence 3 : Putative function from multiple computational evidences) has translation MSSVDLMLLGSLIDKPMNAYELKKRMENANVTNWVKISSPAIYKNLVRLHQHGYLDAQIVREGEMPEKTIYTVNKKGYQYFQRIMETYSEKPGFVYIDFTAFISNLRHLEKSDAEKMLAELQKKLYAKMKYMELVLQQEGGKSTEAKAIIELYVKMYTLFYQWACNFHLE, from the coding sequence ATGTCATCTGTAGATCTGATGCTTCTTGGTTCGCTTATCGACAAGCCAATGAATGCATACGAACTGAAAAAGCGAATGGAAAACGCAAATGTAACAAACTGGGTCAAAATCAGTTCTCCAGCCATTTATAAAAACCTGGTTCGTCTGCATCAGCATGGCTATTTGGATGCCCAAATTGTCCGTGAAGGAGAGATGCCGGAAAAAACCATTTATACAGTCAATAAAAAGGGATATCAATATTTTCAACGGATTATGGAAACCTATTCTGAGAAACCAGGATTCGTGTACATTGATTTCACAGCATTTATCAGCAACCTCCGACATTTGGAAAAATCAGATGCCGAAAAGATGCTGGCAGAACTGCAAAAGAAACTCTACGCGAAGATGAAGTATATGGAACTTGTACTTCAACAGGAAGGTGGAAAATCTACAGAAGCTAAGGCAATCATCGAATTGTATGTTAAAATGTATACACTTTTTTACCAATGGGCCTGTAATTTCCATTTGGAATAA
- a CDS encoding Transcriptional regulator, MerR family: protein MLTIGEFSKLSHVSSRMLRYYDSMGLLCPAHMGKENGYRYYDVQQLNTLLKIESLKQYGFSLSEIREMLPLSREALAQKIHCRVLKAYEELNDMRKTLRHMEDDLMKMEESEFMQKKCDVIIMETPQQRVFGIRRKINIGEVHGLFQELKQEMQKRGLKRVGVTQLLYHGEEFSYENMDVEAQAQVAGDDPDICEIPAQLCAATTYVGPYEEIHCAYSALCSWVTDHPEYRICGPAIERYLKDENSVKSPEELETGILFPIEKISKSGSDSK, encoded by the coding sequence ATGCTTACAATTGGCGAATTTTCAAAACTGTCCCATGTTTCTTCTCGCATGCTGCGCTATTATGACAGTATGGGTCTGCTTTGTCCTGCTCACATGGGCAAAGAAAACGGATACCGTTACTATGATGTACAGCAGTTAAACACTCTGCTTAAGATCGAAAGTCTAAAACAGTATGGTTTCTCCCTTTCTGAAATTCGGGAGATGCTTCCACTTTCACGGGAAGCTTTAGCGCAGAAGATACACTGCCGTGTGTTAAAAGCGTATGAAGAATTGAACGACATGAGGAAAACACTCCGTCATATGGAAGACGATCTGATGAAAATGGAGGAATCGGAATTTATGCAGAAAAAATGTGATGTTATTATTATGGAGACTCCGCAGCAGCGGGTTTTTGGGATTCGAAGGAAAATTAATATTGGTGAAGTTCATGGACTGTTTCAGGAGCTGAAACAGGAAATGCAAAAACGTGGGCTAAAACGTGTCGGCGTAACTCAGTTGCTTTATCATGGGGAAGAGTTTTCTTATGAAAACATGGATGTGGAAGCCCAAGCTCAAGTTGCAGGGGATGACCCCGATATCTGTGAAATCCCGGCGCAGCTCTGCGCTGCTACCACATATGTCGGGCCATATGAAGAGATCCACTGTGCTTACAGTGCTTTGTGCTCGTGGGTTACTGATCATCCCGAGTATAGGATCTGTGGGCCTGCGATTGAACGATATCTAAAAGACGAAAACAGCGTGAAATCACCAGAAGAATTGGAAACTGGAATTCTGTTTCCAATTGAGAAAATATCAAAATCAGGTAGCGACAGTAAATAA
- a CDS encoding MATE efflux family protein produces the protein MKQRSNFIIDLSQGPILSQLVYFSFPLLLGNLFQQLYNSMDFLIVGRVCGSTAQAAVSASTSIVNLLISFTQGFAVGASIVISLHFGAKLYDQMRRSIHTAVVLGIGLGIISTTMGFVFSHSILTMIQTPPEALEEATEYFQIISIGLFFMVMYNIGSGIFRSLGDNRHPLYSLILSVILNTVLDLVLVAGLHMGVRGAAIATVIAQSASVTGEFWVLFRTDEFYHLNWNELKVDKKQLRAILKNAFPSAFQNCIISLSNVVVQANINQFGELAMAGFGSYSKLASFAVLPATSMSLSLTTFVSQNRGAKQYDRTKKGVHYGLILISAITMAIGLGMVVFGRPLVGLFNPDSAVIEYGIMMCQRAGPFLILLGLSHALTGALRGAGYAKIPLFVLALSWCLIRVLWILGLGLIWNDIRVVYWAYPVTWLCSTVILFVFYHKIYEAMESDESSTDSEAPSGNMSHLKHFISSLQHRS, from the coding sequence ATGAAGCAACGTTCAAATTTTATAATTGATTTAAGTCAAGGCCCTATTTTGAGCCAACTTGTTTATTTTTCATTCCCACTTCTTTTAGGTAATCTGTTTCAGCAACTTTATAATTCTATGGATTTTTTGATTGTCGGCCGAGTATGCGGAAGCACAGCACAGGCCGCAGTCAGTGCATCTACTTCCATCGTGAATTTGCTGATCAGTTTTACTCAAGGCTTTGCCGTTGGTGCTAGTATCGTAATTTCGCTTCATTTCGGAGCAAAATTATACGACCAAATGCGTCGCAGTATCCACACCGCAGTCGTTTTGGGAATAGGATTGGGTATAATTTCAACAACCATGGGCTTTGTATTTAGTCATTCTATTTTAACAATGATACAAACACCGCCTGAAGCTTTGGAAGAAGCAACTGAATACTTTCAGATCATTTCCATAGGATTGTTTTTTATGGTTATGTATAATATAGGCAGCGGAATTTTCCGTTCCCTTGGTGACAACCGTCATCCTCTATACAGTTTAATTTTATCAGTAATCCTAAATACCGTCCTGGATTTAGTTTTGGTTGCAGGGCTTCATATGGGAGTTCGGGGTGCCGCCATTGCAACGGTTATTGCACAGAGTGCAAGCGTAACCGGAGAATTTTGGGTACTCTTCCGTACCGACGAATTTTACCACTTAAATTGGAATGAATTAAAAGTGGATAAAAAACAACTTCGCGCTATCTTAAAGAACGCATTTCCAAGCGCTTTTCAAAACTGTATTATATCCTTGTCGAACGTTGTTGTTCAAGCTAATATAAACCAATTTGGAGAATTGGCTATGGCAGGTTTTGGCTCGTATTCAAAGCTTGCTAGTTTTGCAGTGTTGCCTGCTACCAGTATGTCTCTTTCACTAACAACATTTGTCAGCCAGAACCGTGGGGCAAAACAATATGATCGCACCAAAAAAGGAGTACATTATGGATTAATACTGATTAGTGCAATCACTATGGCAATTGGACTAGGGATGGTCGTGTTTGGACGGCCGCTGGTTGGTTTGTTCAATCCCGATTCGGCTGTAATTGAGTATGGTATTATGATGTGCCAGCGTGCGGGACCATTTCTGATCCTTTTGGGCCTTTCTCATGCATTGACTGGCGCTCTGCGTGGTGCTGGTTATGCAAAAATTCCTTTGTTTGTACTCGCACTCAGTTGGTGCCTCATAAGGGTGCTCTGGATTCTCGGATTAGGCCTTATTTGGAATGATATTCGAGTCGTTTATTGGGCGTACCCAGTCACCTGGTTATGCAGTACCGTCATTTTATTTGTTTTTTATCACAAAATATATGAAGCAATGGAGTCAGATGAAAGCAGTACGGACAGTGAAGCGCCTTCGGGCAATATGAGCCATCTCAAACATTTTATATCGTCGTTACAGCACCGCTCTTAA